The region TTGATCCACTCGACCTGGTCGGCGAGGCTCAACGCGGAGAAGTCGCCGAACGGCGGCGCCGGCGGCCCGAGCACGATGCGCAACTGCGCGCGGCTCAGGGTCGGCGTTTCGTGCAGGAATTGCATGCCCAGGCCGAGCAGGGCTTCGGCCGCCAAGTCCTGGGCGCCGTAAGCGGTGAGCAGGTAATGCAGATCCAGAGCCAGCGGCGGCGTGCCCGTGCGGATGCCGGCGCCGTCGCGGGCGGGCAGTTCCTGGTTGCGCCAACCGCTGTTCGGGGTGACCTGATAGAGAAACAGATTGAGCTGATTGGGCTCGGTCTGGCCGGTGGTGATGCGATCGGGCGGCAAGGCGCTGACGCTGACGCTGCCTATCGCCGACAGATCGAGCCCGAGCAGACCGTTGCCGATCAGGTCCTTCAATCCTGCGGTGACGGCGGCGATGGCCAGCGCGTTGCTCATGGCCGACCTCCATGACGCCGGCGCAGGTAATCGTCGAGGCCGAGTTTCGGTTCCCGCGTCGGGCCCGGCGCGGATGCGCCAGCCGCTGCGCTCGGCGCGACGGCTCCGATCTCGAGTCGCCCGATGGTGACGTGTATCGGCGCCGGAGACGATGCGATCGGCGCAAGCGACATCGCAGCCGCGCGGCCCGGGTTCGCCACCGGCGCGGCCGGCGCCGCATCGCGTCTGCGCGACATGGGGCTGGGCAGGGCTGCCGGGACGCTCAGGCGTTGCGGCTCCGCGCCTGGTTCGTGGATATGCAGGGCGGTGGCCGCTCTTGCAGCGCCCGCTTGCGCTTGCGACCGCGTGTGTTCGATGCGGGTCAGACGCTCGACCCGTTCGATGTGTTCGACGCGGGCGACCCGTTCGACGTGATCGCTGCGTTCGCTGCGCGGCCTGGATTCGGGGGCGTCGGCGACGTCCGTCGGGCCGATCGGTCTGCTCCGGTTCGCACGCGCCTGCGGATGGCGCTGCGCAGCGGAACCGGACTCGTCGTGTACGGCCGGGTTGTGGGGGCGGTAAGGCGATCCCATCGGGGCGGAAAGTGTCGCCGGCACCGACAGCGGCGCCGGCGCCGAGGCGGCGATGGTCAGCGTGGGGGCCGCGACGGGGAGCGCCGTTTCGGATCTCGGCAGCGCAGGAGCGTTCTCCACCTGCGCGTGTTCGTCGATCGCACTCGGCCTGGCGAGCGACGCCATGGGCGCCGGTGCCGGCGCGGCGACGATCGTTTCGACGATGTCCGGAGCCGGGCCCGAGGGCTGCCGTGGCTCGAACAATGAGGGCCGACGACGGGTCAGCAGAGGTGCCTGCTGGCGGCTCCGCGCCACCACGCGATCGAGGAAGCCGTCGGCATCCGCGTGAGGACGCGCCGGACCGCGCCCGTCGCCGGCCGGGTCGTTGCGGGCGCTCATGCTTGCACCATGTCGAGATAGAAGCGACGCCGGGCCGGCGCCATGGCGAGAATGTCGCGCTCGCTCCAGGCGTAGTTGCGCGCCAGTACATGGACTTCGGCGAGCAGATCCTGCGCCCAGTCGTCCAGTTCCTCCCACAGGTAGCCGGCGACGTCCAGAGACGCCGACCAGGCGTGCCGGCAGGAGGGGCATTCGACGGCCAGCTGCAGATCCGCGAGCGGGTCGTGATCGGCCATCGCGGCGATGAGGCGTCGCCGCAGCGGCGCCGGCAACTGCGCCGCGGCCACCGCCTCCCGGCCGCAATGCGCGCTGACGACGCAGCGTTGCAACAGCAGGGCCACGCTTTCGCCTTGGCCGGCGGTGTCGTCCAGCGCGTCGATGTCGTCGCTGCAGGGCGGGCGGAAATAGACCCGGTAGTCCCGGTGCTTGAGCAGCGAGGGCTCGCGCGGCGCCGGCATCTGCGCGGGCAAGGGACAAACCTCGCCGGCGTCGAAGTCGGTTTCGAGGCGGTCGCCGCAGGCAGGGCATGCGGCGACGGCGTGCAGGCGTCCGCCGAACAAGCCTTTCTGGAGCAGGAGCAGGCAGGCGTCGCGATCGCCGAGGCAGAGTCCGCGCCAATGCGAACGATCGTATTCGGGCCATACCGCCGCCAGCAGACCGAGCGCGCGTTCTGCCGGCGATGCCGAGTACGCGGTTTCCCATGCGCGCAGCAAGGCTTCGATCATGCTCGAGGCGGAGGTCGCCGCAGCGCGCGGTGCTGGCGTGCCGGCGGCACTCATGCAGGCTCCGTGAAGCTCGGTTCGGCCGGCTCGACCACATCGACGTCGCGCTCCCAGCCTTCGTTTTCCAGCTTCAGCCGCTGGATCGCGACCGCGTTGGCGTTGGCGTCGAGATCGGGCAGCGACTGGAACTCGGAGACCCAACAGCGATACACCTTGTAGGCGATGGCGAGCTGGCCGGCTTCGTTGTAGACCTCGATGATCAGGTCCTTGCGGAAGTCCTTGAGCGAAACCTCCGAACCCAGGCCGGCACCGTAGTTCCAGACCTTGTTCGCCCATTGCTCGAATTCCTTGTCGTGGGTGACGCCGCGTTCGAGGGTGACCGCTTCGAACTCGGTGCGCCCCGGCGATTTGCGGCTGCTGCTGGGGTCGCCGCCGTCGCGGTGCTTGACCACCTCGGTACTGCGTTTGAGCGCGCTGACCTTGCTGATGCCGGCGACGTATTTGTTGTCCCACTTGACCCTGAACTTGAAGTTCTTGTACGGGTCGAAGCGCTGCGCATTGACGGTGAACTGGGCCATGGAAGTGCTCCTGAGGCGTGGATGAGAGACTCAGACGTCGATCTGGCCGGCGATCTGCTGGATGCGCAGGACCACGAATTCGGCCGGTTTCAACGGCGCGAAGCCGACCACGACGTTGACCACGCCCAGGTTGATGTCGTTCTGGGTGGTGGTGTCCTTGTCGCAGCGGACGAAGTAGGCGTCGCGCGGCGAGCTGCCCTGG is a window of Lysobacter antibioticus DNA encoding:
- a CDS encoding phage tail protein, whose product is MAQFTVNAQRFDPYKNFKFRVKWDNKYVAGISKVSALKRSTEVVKHRDGGDPSSSRKSPGRTEFEAVTLERGVTHDKEFEQWANKVWNYGAGLGSEVSLKDFRKDLIIEVYNEAGQLAIAYKVYRCWVSEFQSLPDLDANANAVAIQRLKLENEGWERDVDVVEPAEPSFTEPA